TCAGCCCCTTCAATCATAGCTAAGGCTACTCTATCTTTTATAGAACCGCCTGGATTAAACATTTCTAACTTAGCTAAAATGGTTACTTTAGGATTGGAATTAAGTCTGCGTATTTCAACTAAAGGAGTATTGCCTATTAATTCCAAAAAACTTTTATATACTTTCACGATTGGCATTCTATATTATGGTTAAACAATTGACAACTTTTCTACACCAAGTTAACTTGAAATATGTCTTATTTACATTTTATTTTATTTTTCACCACTTTTATCACCACAACAGTTGCTGGTGCATTTCAAGCTGGTTACAATCCTTTTTCTTCTTTTATTGCTTTTAGTAAAGGATTCCCTTTTTCATTTACTCTTATGTTTATTTTGCTTTCACATGAACTTGGACATTATTTTGCCTCTAAATATTACAATGTAAAGGTGACCCCGCCTTATTTTATTCCAGCTCCTTCTCTTATTGGTACATTTGGAGCATTTATTAAAATTAAATCTCCTATGCCAGATAATAAAGTTTTATTTGATGTAGGTATTGCTGGCCCTTTGACAGGTGTAATTGTCTCTTTACCTATTCTTATTTATGGTCTTTCTCATTCACACTTAATGATAATGCCTAAACCACCAGTAGAAGGTTTAGTACTAGGTGAATGTCTATTATTTAAGTTCTTTGCTTGGGTTATCTGGGGAAGTTTGCCTGATAATGTCCATATTATGCTTCATCCTATGGCTTTTGCTGGTTGGATAGGCATTTTTGTTACAGCCTTAAATCTAATGCCTGTTGGTCAACTTGATGGTGGACACATTAGCTATGCTCTTCTTGGAGAATATGGACATAGCATTCTTTCCCGTTTAGTTATAGCAGGACTTATTATTTTAGGTATTATTGCCTGGCATGGTTGGCTTTTTTGGGCAATTTTACTTTTTATTTTAGGTTTGCATCATCCAATGCCTTTAGACCCATTTTCTTCTATTGGAAATAAAAGAAAAATTCTTGGAAGCATAGCCTTTTTAATTTTTGTTTTATCCTTTACACCTATACCTTTTAAATTAGGCTAATTCTTTTGTTCCAAAAAAACAGTACGAATAGGGAAAGGAATTTCAATTCCCTCTTCATCATAACGTTTTTTCAAACGTTTAACAAACTCATGTTTTACTAAATATTGATCCACAAATTCCTTTGCCCTTAAAATAACTGTAAAATTAATGCTAAAATCATCAAAGGTATGATATCGGATAAATGGTTCAAATTCAGGCACACCTCCATTAACTTCCCGCATCACTTCCTTTGCCACCTCTATCGTTACTTTTTCTACTTTTTCTAAATCACTGTCATAACTTACACCTACCTGTACTAATACAGACATTTCTTTTTGAGGCAGGTTATAATTGGTAATAATGGCTGAAGCAAGTTTTGAATTAGGAATAATGACAATATTATTTGGTAATTGTCGAATAGTTGTATCTCTCCATGTAATATCTGTTACATAACCTTCTTCGCCACTCTCGAGCTTTATATAATCTCCAGGCTTTATTTTTTTACTGGCTAAAATGTGCAATCCAGCAAAGAGATTGGCAAGGGTATCTTGCAAGGCTAAAGCAACAGCAAGGCCACCTATGCCTAGAGTAGTAATAAGTGGGGTAATAGAAATACCTAAAGTATGTAAGATTACTAATGCACCTAAAACAAGAATAAGTCCTTTTATTAGATTTTTAAAAATAGTTGCTCCAGGCAAAACACTTCTTATTTTATCTCCATAAGCCTCAATAATTTTGGCAAAAAAATTAGCTAGAAACCAAAAAAAGGAGAACAAAAAAAGGGCTAATAAAATTTTTTCCACAAATT
This genomic window from Candidatus Desulfofervidus auxilii contains:
- a CDS encoding mechanosensitive ion channel family protein, whose product is MNTFLHYLLPLGIVLIFSLAGIIFQRWILVHLIKLASKTKFTLDNILFSSLRGIVIGWFFLAGVYVALIIAKFPLKFSKFVEKILLALFLFSFFWFLANFFAKIIEAYGDKIRSVLPGATIFKNLIKGLILVLGALVILHTLGISITPLITTLGIGGLAVALALQDTLANLFAGLHILASKKIKPGDYIKLESGEEGYVTDITWRDTTIRQLPNNIVIIPNSKLASAIITNYNLPQKEMSVLVQVGVSYDSDLEKVEKVTIEVAKEVMREVNGGVPEFEPFIRYHTFDDFSINFTVILRAKEFVDQYLVKHEFVKRLKKRYDEEGIEIPFPIRTVFLEQKN
- a CDS encoding site-2 protease family protein — encoded protein: MSYLHFILFFTTFITTTVAGAFQAGYNPFSSFIAFSKGFPFSFTLMFILLSHELGHYFASKYYNVKVTPPYFIPAPSLIGTFGAFIKIKSPMPDNKVLFDVGIAGPLTGVIVSLPILIYGLSHSHLMIMPKPPVEGLVLGECLLFKFFAWVIWGSLPDNVHIMLHPMAFAGWIGIFVTALNLMPVGQLDGGHISYALLGEYGHSILSRLVIAGLIILGIIAWHGWLFWAILLFILGLHHPMPLDPFSSIGNKRKILGSIAFLIFVLSFTPIPFKLG